From Nocardia sp. NBC_00416:
GAGTGCCGTAGCTGCCTATTCGTGGTCGGCGAGGGTGTCAACGAGGCGGCGGCGGATGGGCTGGTTCTCCAGCCCTTGGACAGAAGGGGCCGGTACGTGGCTTTCTCATCCCTGGACGATGCGGTATTCGCATTGAGTGCGGGACTTCTCTACCGGGTCGGCATCTCGGTACGTCGGCGAAACCTGACCTGGACGGCCGACTCTCAGGATTCGTGGGAGCCGCTGAATTGCTTCGTGTTGGTCACCGAACGCGACGCCGTGTTCCTCGACACCGGAGTCCGATCAGCTCGTCGACAGGTCGAACAAGCTCTCCGGCAGTTGGCGCCTCAGCTGCGCGTCTCGGTCTTCCCGTCGCGCAACGAGCCGGACTGCATCGGGAATCTCGGAACCGTTCTTGCCCACGCAGAGAACACCGCGCTGCTCTTCGGCGGCGGCGGCGGCATTCTCGAGTGGATCAGCGACCCGAACGTCGATGAGATGCAAGATAGTTCGTTCCTCGGCCGTCGCGAAATCGTGCCCGCTCTGAACGGGATGGAGACGACGTTCGGTGAAGATCTGCATTTCCATTGGATCGATGCGCCGGTCAAGCAGATGTTTCTGACGCAATGGGCCTACGAGGAATCGTCGGCCACTCTCTTCAGCAGTGACTTCTTCGGTTGGGTGCATACCGACGACGAAAACGCCGCCGTGGTCTGCAGCGATATCGCACTTTTGCCGCCTGCTGCTGAAATTGCCAGGGAAATACCCCAACGCTTCAACTGGATTCCAGGAGCGCACTGCGACGAGGTGCTCGCAGCCTACGACGCGGTCGTGGCAGCGTACCGAGTGGACCGGATCGCGCCGGTCCACGGTTGCGTGATCAGCGGTGCCGACGTAGTGGCCGAGATGTTTCGCCGTACCCGGGACGCGCTCACCTCACTCATTGCCCGGACAGAGGAGAACCTGTGACGATGACGGCATATCCGGTGTCCAACCTGTTGCCGCGCGAGGTGGTACCGGGAATCCACTGGCTGGGAGCGTGCTCCAACAGCGGCGCGTGGCCGGGACGTGCCGGCAAAGATGTCCGGCACGAGCATCTCTCGTGCTATTTGATCATCGGATCGGAGCGGACTCTCCTCGTCGATACCGGCCACTTCTCCATCTGGAATTCGTTTCATGAACAGCTCGAGCAGGCCCTCGACGGTCGAACACTCGACTATGTGTTCCCGACACACCAGGAGATTCCGCACGCGGGCAATCTGGGGCGGTTGATGCGCGCCTACCCGAACGCGACGGTGGTCGGTGACACTCGCGAATACCACCTGTACTTTCCGGAGATCGAAACCGCGAGATTGCAGCGATCAGCGGCAGGGCACCGACTCGATCTGGGCGACCGCGAATTCATCACACTGGCGCCAGTGTGGTTCGACCTCAGCGGCACGATGTGGGGGTACGACACGGGAGCGAAGGCATTGTTCTCCGCCGATGGTCTCGGCTACTACCATGAGCATTCGCCTGACGTCTGCGGACTATT
This genomic window contains:
- a CDS encoding MBL fold metallo-hydrolase, which encodes MTAYPVSNLLPREVVPGIHWLGACSNSGAWPGRAGKDVRHEHLSCYLIIGSERTLLVDTGHFSIWNSFHEQLEQALDGRTLDYVFPTHQEIPHAGNLGRLMRAYPNATVVGDTREYHLYFPEIETARLQRSAAGHRLDLGDREFITLAPVWFDLSGTMWGYDTGAKALFSADGLGYYHEHSPDVCGLLPSETPSDAVEFGILRFALPFVGMKYHDTAGGVSRFRDLTRRHPVSMICSAHGAPQAGAQQIEITERAIGVVEENQISISGPSVVRR